In Oryza sativa Japonica Group chromosome 11, ASM3414082v1, the following are encoded in one genomic region:
- the LOC136351049 gene encoding protein TRAUCO-like, whose product MADAAAADDAPPSPPPSAFHPASADTPMSDATPSAADTPNLPDTPASASAEPDTPFSDAALAADASDADASAVAAPPDDDGANPLGGAMKHMALAPPPPPSKKSKKKNSNSVWTRPNSRKGKKKAKQPANALAGGSAGANGRLPKPSSGDDELVLTPAPRFAAERNDDAPDLPVLLSRVFKSDKVEVSDDRLTAGSTKGYRMVRATRGVAAGAWYFEVKVLHLGSTGHTRLGWATDRIRILCLHT is encoded by the coding sequence AtggcggacgccgccgccgccgacgatgcgcctccctccccaccccctTCCGCGTTCCACCCCGCGTCCGCCGATACCCCCATGTCCGACGCCACCCCATCCGCCGCCGATACCCCAAATCTCCCCGAcacccccgcctccgcctccgccgaacCCGACACCCCCTTCTCcgacgccgcgctcgccgccgacgcctccgaTGCCGATgcctcggccgtcgccgcgccacccgacgacgacggggcCAACCCGTTGGGCGGCGCCATGAAGCACATGGCCCtcgcgcccccgccgccgccgagcaagaagtccaagaagaagaacagcAACAGCGTCTGGACCAGGCCCAACTCCCGCAAGGGCAAGAAGAAGGCCAAGCAGCCGGCCAACGCCCTCGCTggcggcagcgccggcgccAACGGCCGCCTCCCCAAGCCCtccagcggcgacgacgagctcgtCCTCACCCCGGCGCCCCGATTCGCCGCCGAGCGCAACGACGACGCGCCCGATCTGCCCGTGCTCCTCTCCCGTGTCTTCAAGTCCGACAAGGTCGAGGTCTCCGACGACCGCCTCACCGCCGGCAGCACAAAGGGATACCGGATGGTGCGCGCCACCCGCGGCGTCGCTGCCGGCGCTTGGTACTTCGAGGTCAAGGTCCTTCACCTCGGCAGCACCGGCCACACCCGCCTTGGATGGGCCACCGACAGAATTAGGATCCTCTGCCTTCACACGTGA
- the LOC9268228 gene encoding protein TRAUCO — MDGTKVHKAWRSNYADQGYGEGDVLGFYIHLPDGELYEPKQPFLVHYKGLPFRAEAPKAAEQKTPDPVPGSEICYFKNGVCQGTAYRMQLARRRWS; from the exons ATGGATGGTACCAAGGTGCACAAGGCATGGAGGTCCAATTATGCTGACCAAGGCTATGGCGAGGGCGATGTCCTCGGGTTCTACATTCATCTTCCTGATGGAGAGCTGTATGAGCCCAAGCAGCCTTTCCTGGTTCACTACAAGGGGCTTCCTTTCCGCGCTGAAGCTCCCAAGGCGGCTGAGCAGAAGACGCCGGATCCAGTTCCTG GTAGTGAGATATGCTACTTCAAGAATGGGGTATGCCAGGGCACTGCTTATAGAATGCAGCTAGCGAGGCGACGGTGGTCGTGA